From a single Paraburkholderia sp. D15 genomic region:
- a CDS encoding FGGY-family carbohydrate kinase: protein MDYVIGVDIGTQSTKALLVDQHGAIVAQHASSYQPDTPRPLWAEQWPAVWFKAVVACIAGCVAKAREAGVAAQSIKAVCVSSLYGGSGIPVDSDMQPLYPCLIWMDRRATAQVEWARGNVDLERLYTITGNGVDSYYGYTKMLWLRDNEPEVWARTRYFLPPNAYVIYMLTGEVAVDHSSAGNIGGIYDIARRDWSDEALDMLGIPATMMPERLVESSDVVGGLLSQWTAQLGLEAGTAIVAGGVDAAMATFAAGVTRAGQHVAMIGTSMCWGYINQSVDARHGLISMPHVFNGQRDIYVFGGAITAGASVTWYREQFCHAEIEAARATPHGDPHRLLEESAGRVPAGSDGVMFLPYLMGERSPVWDAKASGAFVGLSLFHTRAHLYRAVLEGVSFALKHNIEAGRKGALSLDDKLIVVGGAAHSDLWMQIIADVTGYPVYTIEQDVEAAMGAALLAGVGVGLVSREQAQGGWVTLIERAQPDAARMALYEQRFGVYTDLYPALKPVMHRLQTS, encoded by the coding sequence ATGGATTACGTCATCGGCGTCGATATCGGCACGCAGAGCACCAAGGCGCTGCTCGTCGATCAGCACGGCGCGATCGTCGCGCAACATGCGTCGAGCTATCAGCCGGACACGCCCAGGCCGTTGTGGGCCGAGCAATGGCCGGCGGTGTGGTTCAAGGCGGTGGTGGCGTGCATCGCCGGATGCGTCGCGAAGGCGCGGGAAGCCGGCGTCGCCGCGCAATCGATCAAGGCGGTGTGCGTGAGCAGCCTGTACGGCGGCTCGGGCATTCCGGTGGACAGCGATATGCAGCCGCTGTATCCGTGCCTGATCTGGATGGACCGGCGCGCCACCGCGCAAGTCGAGTGGGCGCGCGGCAATGTCGATCTCGAACGGCTTTATACGATCACCGGCAACGGCGTGGACAGCTATTACGGTTACACGAAGATGCTGTGGCTGCGCGATAACGAGCCGGAAGTGTGGGCACGCACGCGCTACTTCCTGCCGCCGAATGCGTACGTGATCTACATGCTGACGGGCGAGGTCGCGGTCGATCACAGTTCGGCGGGCAACATCGGCGGCATCTACGACATTGCGCGGCGCGACTGGTCCGACGAAGCGCTCGACATGCTCGGCATTCCCGCCACGATGATGCCGGAGCGCCTGGTCGAATCGTCGGACGTGGTGGGCGGATTGCTGTCGCAGTGGACGGCCCAACTGGGGCTGGAAGCGGGCACGGCGATCGTCGCGGGCGGCGTGGATGCGGCGATGGCGACGTTCGCGGCGGGCGTCACGCGCGCGGGACAACACGTCGCGATGATCGGCACGAGCATGTGCTGGGGCTACATCAACCAGAGCGTCGATGCGCGGCACGGTTTGATCAGCATGCCCCACGTGTTCAACGGGCAGCGCGACATCTATGTATTCGGCGGTGCGATCACGGCAGGCGCGTCGGTGACGTGGTACCGCGAGCAGTTCTGTCATGCCGAAATCGAGGCCGCGCGCGCGACGCCGCATGGCGACCCGCATCGATTGCTGGAGGAGTCGGCGGGCAGGGTGCCGGCCGGTTCGGACGGCGTGATGTTCCTGCCGTATCTGATGGGCGAGCGCAGTCCGGTGTGGGACGCGAAGGCGAGCGGCGCGTTCGTGGGACTGAGTCTGTTCCACACGCGTGCGCATCTGTATCGCGCGGTGCTGGAGGGTGTGTCGTTCGCGTTGAAGCACAACATCGAGGCGGGACGCAAAGGCGCGTTATCGCTCGACGACAAGTTGATCGTGGTGGGGGGCGCCGCGCATTCGGATCTGTGGATGCAGATTATCGCGGACGTCACGGGTTATCCGGTGTACACGATCGAGCAGGATGTCGAGGCGGCGATGGGCGCGGCGTTACTGGCGGGGGTCGGCGTGGGGCTGGTATCGCGCGAGCAGGCGCAAGGCGGGTGGGTGACGCTGATCGAGCGCGCGCAGCCTGACGCCGCGCGGATGGCGCTATACGAGCAGCGCTTCGGCGTTTATACGGATTTGTATCCGGCGTTGAAGCCGGTCATGCATCGGTTGCAGACATCATGA
- a CDS encoding alcohol dehydrogenase catalytic domain-containing protein — protein sequence MTTQTDKQNMTAIVCHAPKDYRVEQVSKPTARAHELVIRIAACGICASDCKCHSGAKMFWGGPSPWVKAPVIPGHEFFGFVEEIGEGGAEHFGVQVGDRVIAEQIVPCGKCRYCRSGQYWMCEVHNIFGFQREVADGGMAEYMRIPPTAIVHKIPDGISLEDAAIIEPLACAIHTVNRGDLQLDDVVVIAGAGPLGLMMTQIAHLKTPKKLVVIDLVEERLALAREYGADVTINPKQDNALEIIHSLTDGYGCDVYIETTGAPIGVNQGMDLIRKLGRFVEFSVFGADTTLDWSVIGDRKELDVRGAHLGPYCYPIAIDLLARGLVTSKGIVTHGFSLEEWDEAIKIANSLDSIKVLLKPRG from the coding sequence ATGACGACTCAAACCGACAAGCAGAACATGACAGCCATCGTCTGTCATGCACCGAAAGACTATCGCGTCGAACAGGTGTCGAAACCCACGGCGCGCGCGCATGAGCTGGTGATCCGTATCGCCGCGTGCGGGATCTGCGCCAGCGATTGCAAGTGCCATTCCGGCGCGAAAATGTTCTGGGGCGGACCGAGCCCATGGGTGAAGGCACCGGTGATTCCCGGCCACGAGTTCTTCGGCTTCGTCGAGGAAATCGGCGAGGGCGGCGCGGAACACTTTGGCGTGCAGGTCGGCGATCGCGTGATCGCCGAACAGATCGTGCCGTGCGGCAAATGCCGCTATTGCAGATCCGGGCAGTACTGGATGTGCGAAGTGCACAACATCTTCGGCTTTCAGCGCGAAGTCGCGGACGGCGGCATGGCCGAGTACATGCGCATTCCGCCCACCGCGATCGTGCACAAGATTCCGGACGGCATTTCGCTGGAAGATGCCGCGATCATCGAACCGCTGGCCTGCGCGATCCACACCGTCAACCGTGGCGACCTGCAGCTCGACGACGTGGTGGTGATCGCGGGCGCGGGGCCGCTCGGTCTGATGATGACGCAGATTGCGCATCTGAAGACGCCGAAGAAACTGGTGGTGATCGATCTGGTGGAAGAACGCCTTGCGCTTGCCCGCGAATACGGCGCCGACGTGACGATCAATCCGAAGCAGGACAACGCGCTGGAGATCATCCATTCGCTCACTGACGGCTACGGTTGCGATGTGTATATTGAAACCACCGGCGCGCCGATCGGCGTCAACCAGGGCATGGATCTGATTCGCAAGCTTGGGCGCTTCGTCGAATTTTCGGTGTTCGGCGCGGACACCACGCTCGACTGGTCGGTGATCGGCGACCGCAAGGAACTCGACGTGCGCGGCGCGCATCTCGGGCCGTATTGCTACCCGATCGCGATCGATCTGCTGGCGCGCGGACTCGTGACGTCGAAGGGCATCGTCACGCACGGTTTTTCGCTGGAAGAATGGGACGAGGCGATCAAGATCGCCAATTCGCTCGATTCGATCAAGGTGCTGTTGAAGCCGCGCGGATGA
- a CDS encoding ABC transporter permease, which translates to MNTPNPSSSPKTSTVSSDTPGAPVRFTWAALKRSTLFYPFIGLVVVCIVMVFASDSFLSAANIENVLRQVSINAIIAVGMTCVILTGGIDLSVGSVMALAGTLAAGLMVAGMNAVAALAVGVAVGLGFGAANGFFVAFAGMPPIIVTLATMGIARGLALIYTGGYPIDGLPDWVAFFGSGKILGVQAPVVIMVVIYAIAWLLLERMPFGRYVYAIGGNEQATRLSGVRVARVKLIVYTIAGLTSSFAAIVLTARLMSGQPNAGVGFELDAIAAVVMGGTSISGGRGSIVGTLIGALLLGVLNNGLNMVGVNPYVQNVIKGGIILLAIYISRDRRK; encoded by the coding sequence ATGAACACGCCTAATCCTTCTTCTTCGCCGAAGACCTCGACGGTCAGCAGCGATACGCCCGGTGCGCCGGTTCGCTTCACGTGGGCCGCGCTGAAGCGCTCGACGCTGTTCTATCCGTTCATCGGCCTCGTGGTGGTCTGCATCGTGATGGTGTTCGCGAGCGATAGCTTCCTCTCCGCCGCCAACATCGAGAACGTGCTGCGGCAGGTGTCGATCAACGCGATCATCGCTGTGGGGATGACCTGCGTGATTCTGACCGGCGGCATCGATCTGTCGGTCGGCTCCGTGATGGCGCTCGCGGGCACGCTTGCCGCCGGCCTGATGGTGGCCGGCATGAACGCGGTCGCGGCGCTCGCCGTCGGCGTCGCGGTCGGCCTCGGCTTCGGCGCGGCGAACGGTTTCTTCGTCGCCTTCGCCGGCATGCCGCCGATCATCGTGACGCTCGCCACCATGGGTATCGCGCGCGGCCTCGCGCTGATCTACACCGGCGGTTATCCGATCGACGGCTTGCCCGACTGGGTCGCGTTCTTCGGCAGCGGCAAGATTCTCGGCGTGCAGGCGCCGGTCGTGATCATGGTGGTGATCTACGCGATCGCGTGGCTGCTGCTGGAGCGCATGCCGTTCGGCCGTTACGTGTACGCGATCGGCGGCAACGAACAGGCGACGCGACTGTCCGGCGTGCGGGTGGCGCGCGTGAAGCTGATCGTCTACACGATCGCCGGCCTGACCTCGTCGTTCGCCGCGATCGTGTTGACCGCGCGTCTGATGAGCGGCCAGCCGAACGCGGGCGTCGGCTTCGAACTCGATGCGATTGCCGCCGTGGTGATGGGCGGCACGTCGATCTCGGGCGGCCGCGGTTCGATCGTCGGCACCCTGATCGGCGCGTTGCTGCTCGGTGTGCTGAACAACGGCCTGAACATGGTCGGCGTCAATCCGTACGTGCAGAACGTGATCAAGGGCGGAATCATTCTGCTGGCGATCTACATCAGCCGCGACCGTAGAAAGTAA
- a CDS encoding sugar ABC transporter ATP-binding protein, translated as MDTILKLENITKSFPGVKALQGIHLDIARGEIHALLGENGAGKSTLMKILCGIYQPDEGTITIDGEARNFGNYHDAVAAGVGIVFQEFSLIPYLNAVENMFLGREMKNGLGLLERGKMRRAAAAIFQRLGVAIDLSVPIRELSVAQQQFVEIGKALSLEARILILDEPTATLTPAEAEHLFAIMRDLKGQGVAMIFISHHLEEIFEVCDRITVLRDGQYVGMTAVSDSNVGHLVEMMVGRRIESSFPPKPPLRADAKTVLDVRRLQLTKDSPVLSFSLREGEILGFAGLVGSGRTETALAVIGADPAYVKEIHINGAAAKLSDPADALRAGVGILPESRKTEGLITDFSIKQNISINNLGKYPSLRFFIDQRSEARATADIMKRVGVKAPTMHTEVATLSGGNQQKVVIARWLNHHTNILIFDEPTRGIDVGAKAEIYLLMRELTARGYSIIMISSELPEIVGMCDRVAVFRQGRIEAMLEGGQIDSNAVMTYATAGSLGAKHEHA; from the coding sequence ATGGACACCATTCTGAAACTCGAGAACATCACCAAGAGCTTTCCCGGCGTGAAGGCGCTGCAAGGCATTCATCTCGACATCGCGCGCGGCGAGATTCACGCGCTGCTCGGCGAGAACGGCGCCGGTAAATCGACGCTGATGAAAATCCTGTGCGGCATCTATCAGCCCGATGAAGGCACGATCACGATCGACGGCGAGGCGCGCAACTTCGGCAATTACCACGACGCGGTGGCGGCGGGCGTCGGCATCGTGTTCCAGGAGTTCAGCCTGATTCCGTATCTGAATGCGGTGGAGAACATGTTTCTCGGCCGCGAGATGAAGAACGGCCTGGGTCTGCTCGAACGCGGCAAGATGCGCCGCGCGGCGGCCGCGATCTTTCAGCGGCTCGGCGTGGCGATCGATCTGTCGGTGCCGATTCGCGAGCTGTCGGTCGCGCAGCAGCAGTTCGTCGAAATCGGCAAGGCGTTGTCGCTCGAAGCGCGCATTCTGATTCTCGACGAGCCGACCGCGACGCTCACGCCCGCCGAGGCGGAACACCTGTTCGCGATCATGCGCGATCTGAAAGGGCAGGGCGTGGCGATGATCTTCATCTCGCATCACCTCGAAGAGATCTTCGAGGTGTGCGACCGCATCACCGTGCTGCGCGATGGGCAATACGTTGGCATGACGGCAGTGTCGGACTCCAACGTGGGTCATCTCGTCGAGATGATGGTGGGGCGCCGCATCGAAAGCAGTTTTCCGCCGAAGCCGCCGCTGCGCGCCGACGCGAAGACCGTGCTCGACGTGCGCAGGCTGCAGTTGACGAAGGACAGCCCCGTGCTGAGTTTTTCGCTGCGCGAGGGCGAGATTCTCGGCTTCGCGGGACTGGTCGGTTCGGGGCGCACGGAGACCGCGCTTGCGGTGATCGGCGCGGACCCGGCCTACGTGAAGGAGATTCACATCAACGGCGCCGCCGCGAAATTGTCCGATCCCGCCGATGCATTGCGCGCCGGCGTCGGCATTCTGCCGGAGAGCCGCAAGACCGAAGGGCTCATCACCGACTTCTCGATCAAGCAGAACATTTCGATCAACAACCTCGGCAAGTATCCGTCGCTGCGGTTCTTTATCGATCAGCGCAGCGAGGCGCGCGCCACCGCCGACATCATGAAGCGCGTCGGCGTGAAGGCGCCGACCATGCACACCGAAGTCGCGACGCTGTCCGGCGGCAATCAGCAGAAAGTGGTGATCGCGCGCTGGCTGAACCATCACACCAACATCCTGATCTTCGACGAACCGACCCGCGGCATCGACGTCGGCGCCAAAGCCGAAATCTATCTGCTGATGCGCGAACTCACCGCGCGCGGCTACTCGATCATCATGATCTCGTCCGAACTGCCGGAGATCGTCGGCATGTGCGACCGCGTCGCGGTGTTCCGCCAGGGCCGCATCGAAGCGATGCTCGAAGGCGGACAGATCGACTCGAACGCCGTGATGACTTATGCAACCGCCGGTTCGCTGGGAGCGAAACATGAACACGCCTAA
- a CDS encoding ABC transporter substrate-binding protein — protein sequence MTQFASTPAPRTTIQSFSRGAAAFAALAFGLTLIAAPAAPAAQAAQAAQAAPLKIGMTFQELNNPYFVTMQKALNDAAASIGATVVVTDAHHDVSKQVSDVEDMLQKKIDILLVNPTDSTGIQSAVTSAKKAGVVVVAVDANANGPVDSFVGSKNYDAGEMACEYLAKSIGGSGEVAILDGIPVVPILERVRGCKAALAKVPGIKLVDTQNGKQERATALSVTENMIQAHPNLKGVFSVNDGGSMGALSAIESSGKDIKLTSVDGAPEAIAAIQKPNSKFIETSAQFPADQVRIALGIALAKKWGANVPKAIPVDVKMIDKSNAKGFSW from the coding sequence ATGACGCAATTCGCTTCCACCCCCGCCCCGCGCACGACGATCCAATCGTTTTCCCGCGGCGCGGCGGCCTTCGCGGCGCTCGCTTTCGGGCTGACGCTGATCGCCGCGCCGGCCGCGCCGGCCGCGCAGGCCGCGCAGGCCGCGCAGGCCGCGCCGCTGAAGATCGGCATGACGTTCCAGGAGTTGAACAACCCGTATTTCGTGACGATGCAAAAGGCGCTCAACGACGCGGCCGCATCGATCGGCGCGACCGTGGTCGTGACCGACGCGCACCACGACGTCAGCAAACAGGTCAGCGACGTCGAGGACATGCTGCAGAAGAAGATCGACATCCTGCTGGTGAATCCGACCGACTCGACCGGCATTCAGTCGGCGGTGACGTCGGCGAAAAAGGCGGGCGTGGTGGTGGTCGCCGTCGATGCGAACGCGAATGGCCCGGTCGATTCGTTCGTCGGCTCGAAGAACTACGACGCCGGCGAAATGGCCTGCGAGTATCTGGCGAAATCGATCGGCGGCAGCGGCGAGGTCGCGATTCTCGACGGCATTCCGGTCGTGCCGATTCTCGAACGCGTGCGCGGCTGCAAGGCGGCGCTCGCGAAGGTGCCGGGCATCAAGCTCGTCGACACGCAGAACGGCAAGCAGGAACGCGCGACCGCGTTGTCCGTCACGGAGAACATGATTCAGGCGCATCCGAATCTGAAGGGCGTGTTCAGCGTGAACGACGGCGGCTCGATGGGCGCGCTGTCGGCGATCGAATCGTCGGGCAAGGACATCAAGCTGACCAGCGTCGACGGTGCGCCGGAAGCGATCGCCGCGATCCAGAAGCCGAACTCGAAGTTCATCGAAACCTCCGCGCAATTCCCAGCCGATCAGGTGCGCATCGCGCTCGGCATCGCGCTCGCGAAGAAGTGGGGCGCCAATGTGCCGAAGGCGATTCCGGTCGACGTGAAGATGATCGACAAGAGCAATGCGAAGGGTTTCAGCTGGTAA
- a CDS encoding AraC family transcriptional regulator: protein MQPDLELVAVRRDESFKVWSHGYPYRTVRWHFHPEYEIHLIVATTGKMFVGDHISNYTPGNLVLMGPNLPHNWVSDVPEGETIAQRNLVVQFGQEFVAGCVDSFPEWRQVESLLADSCRGVSFGTQTSEAIKPLFLELLHARGLRRLVLFMSMLDILMTATDRETLASPAYQADPNSFASTRINHVLSYIGKNLANELREADLAQLAGQSVSAFSRYFRRHTGLPFVQYVNRMRINLACQLLTDGELSVTDICFKAGFNNLSNFNRQFLAVKGMAPSKFRRYQQLNDASRDASEEAAARGVGIVDAPAIVLAPGLPRSVAAAAYPPT, encoded by the coding sequence GTGCAACCCGATCTCGAACTCGTGGCCGTGCGCCGCGACGAATCGTTCAAAGTGTGGTCGCATGGCTATCCGTATCGCACGGTGCGCTGGCATTTCCACCCGGAGTACGAGATTCACCTGATCGTCGCGACGACCGGCAAGATGTTCGTCGGCGACCACATCAGCAATTACACGCCGGGCAATCTGGTGCTGATGGGACCGAACCTGCCGCACAACTGGGTGAGCGACGTGCCCGAGGGCGAGACCATCGCGCAGCGCAATCTGGTCGTGCAGTTCGGTCAGGAGTTCGTGGCGGGTTGCGTCGACAGTTTTCCGGAGTGGCGCCAGGTCGAGTCGCTGCTTGCCGACTCGTGCCGCGGCGTGTCGTTCGGCACGCAAACCAGCGAGGCGATCAAGCCGCTGTTTCTCGAACTGCTGCATGCGCGCGGGCTGCGCCGGCTGGTGCTGTTCATGTCGATGCTCGACATCCTGATGACCGCCACCGACCGCGAGACGCTGGCGAGCCCTGCGTATCAGGCCGATCCGAACAGCTTCGCGTCGACCCGCATCAATCACGTGCTGTCGTACATCGGCAAGAACCTCGCGAACGAATTGCGCGAAGCGGATCTCGCGCAACTCGCGGGGCAGAGCGTCAGCGCGTTCTCGCGCTACTTCCGCCGTCATACCGGGCTGCCGTTCGTGCAGTACGTGAACCGCATGCGCATCAATCTCGCGTGCCAGTTGCTGACGGACGGCGAGCTGAGCGTGACCGATATCTGTTTCAAGGCGGGCTTCAACAACCTGTCGAATTTCAACCGGCAATTTCTCGCGGTGAAGGGCATGGCGCCTTCGAAGTTCCGCCGCTATCAGCAACTGAACGACGCGAGCCGCGACGCCTCCGAGGAGGCCGCCGCGCGCGGCGTGGGCATCGTCGATGCGCCGGCCATCGTGCTGGCGCCCGGACTGCCGCGCAGCGTCGCCGCCGCCGCTTATCCACCTACCTAG
- the dalD gene encoding D-arabinitol 4-dehydrogenase, which translates to MNSGQGSGAAAHVILHIGAGSFHRAHQAWYLHRLNEAQVPGEPHWSLTVGNIRGDMNAVLDALAAQHGVYTLETVTPQGERAYETIRSIERVVPWTDSLDGLIEAGADPACKIIAFTVTEGGYYLDEDDELDTANADLAADLNGGHTTIYGALAAILDARMKRGAGPVTLQTCDNLRSNGERFHAGMSEFLERRGANELAQWFDDNTACPSSMVDRITPRPTPDVRERVKAATGVDDACPVMGEAFIQWVIEDNFIAGRPAWEKVGAELVDSVLPYEEAKIRILNAPHSCIAWAGTLVGLNFIHEGTLDADINKFAFDYVTEDVIPCLTPSPLDLERYRDVVLERFSNPFIQDTNQRVAADGFSKLPGFIAPTLAECFERGVTPAATAMLPALFFRFLQRWQAGELPYAYQDGVMDENVARGFFAAPDPLKAFAADRLLWGSMAQTPELESALEGALARVDVWLAKRGAA; encoded by the coding sequence ATGAACAGCGGGCAAGGCAGCGGCGCGGCCGCACACGTGATCCTGCACATCGGCGCGGGATCGTTTCATCGCGCGCATCAGGCGTGGTATCTGCATCGGCTGAACGAGGCCCAGGTGCCCGGCGAGCCGCACTGGTCGCTGACGGTGGGCAACATCCGCGGCGACATGAATGCGGTGCTCGACGCGCTCGCCGCGCAGCACGGCGTCTACACGCTGGAGACCGTCACGCCGCAGGGCGAGCGCGCCTACGAAACGATCCGTTCGATCGAGCGCGTGGTGCCGTGGACCGACAGCCTCGACGGGCTGATCGAAGCCGGCGCCGATCCGGCCTGCAAGATCATCGCGTTCACCGTCACCGAGGGCGGCTATTACCTCGACGAAGACGACGAACTCGACACCGCGAATGCCGATCTCGCCGCCGACCTGAACGGCGGCCACACCACCATCTACGGCGCGCTCGCGGCCATTCTCGACGCACGCATGAAGCGCGGCGCGGGCCCGGTCACGCTGCAGACCTGCGACAACCTGCGCAGCAACGGCGAGCGCTTCCACGCGGGCATGAGCGAGTTTCTCGAGCGGCGCGGCGCGAACGAACTCGCGCAATGGTTCGACGACAACACCGCATGCCCGAGTTCGATGGTCGATCGCATCACGCCGCGCCCCACGCCGGACGTGCGCGAACGCGTGAAGGCCGCGACCGGCGTCGACGATGCGTGCCCGGTGATGGGCGAAGCGTTCATCCAGTGGGTGATCGAGGACAACTTCATCGCCGGCCGGCCCGCATGGGAAAAGGTCGGCGCGGAACTGGTGGACTCGGTGCTGCCGTACGAGGAAGCGAAGATCCGCATCCTGAACGCGCCGCATAGCTGCATCGCGTGGGCGGGCACGCTGGTCGGCCTGAACTTCATCCACGAAGGCACGCTCGACGCGGACATCAACAAGTTCGCGTTCGACTACGTGACCGAAGACGTGATTCCGTGTCTCACGCCGAGTCCGCTCGATCTCGAACGGTATCGCGACGTGGTGCTCGAACGCTTCAGCAATCCGTTCATCCAGGACACCAACCAGCGCGTCGCGGCGGACGGCTTCTCGAAGCTGCCCGGCTTCATCGCGCCGACGCTCGCCGAGTGTTTCGAGCGCGGCGTCACGCCGGCCGCCACCGCGATGCTGCCGGCGCTGTTCTTCCGCTTCCTGCAACGCTGGCAGGCCGGCGAATTGCCGTACGCGTATCAGGACGGCGTGATGGACGAAAACGTCGCGCGCGGTTTCTTCGCCGCGCCCGATCCGCTGAAGGCGTTCGCCGCCGATCGTCTGCTGTGGGGCAGCATGGCGCAAACGCCGGAGCTGGAATCGGCGCTCGAAGGCGCGCTCGCGCGTGTCGACGTGTGGCTGGCCAAACGCGGCGCGGCATAA
- the xylB gene encoding xylulokinase: MYLGIDLGTSEVKVLLLASDGRVIGTAGSPFTVSRPHQRWAEQNPEDWWTGTRSALTALRAKYPDEFAQIRGIGLSGQMHGAVLLDAQDRVLRPAILWNDMRSDKECAELTERAPDLHSVAGNLAMPGFTAPKLLWVARHEPDIFAQTACVLLPKDYLRLQLTGGKVSDPSDAAGTLWLDVAKRDWSDSLLAACDMTRAQMPDLAEGSAPSGTLLPAVAREFGLQDGVIVAAGGGDNATSAIGIGATQPGDGFVSLGTSGVLCVVGDSFRPNPASAVHAFCHAIPDRWHQMSVVLSAASCLRWVCKLTSTDEPTLLAEIEALPADALTTAPLFLPYLSGERTPHNDPYAQGVFFGMNHATDRALLGYAVLEGVTLALTDGLDALRAAGTEAKALSLLGGGARSDYWAQLLADALDTATRKHGGGETGAALGAARLGWLAAGGDPATVLSKPPIEKEFTPNPRRHAELRVRLDAYRALYRHVRPLFDPARAPLA, from the coding sequence ATGTATCTCGGCATCGACCTCGGCACGTCCGAAGTGAAAGTCCTGCTGCTCGCCTCCGATGGTCGCGTGATCGGCACGGCAGGCTCTCCATTTACCGTTTCGCGCCCGCATCAACGCTGGGCCGAGCAGAATCCCGAAGACTGGTGGACCGGCACACGCAGCGCGCTCACCGCGCTGCGCGCGAAATATCCGGACGAGTTCGCGCAGATCCGCGGCATCGGCCTGTCGGGTCAGATGCACGGCGCGGTGCTGCTGGACGCGCAGGACCGCGTGTTGCGCCCGGCGATCCTGTGGAACGACATGCGCAGCGACAAGGAGTGCGCGGAGCTGACTGAGCGCGCGCCCGACCTGCACAGCGTGGCCGGCAATCTGGCCATGCCGGGTTTCACCGCGCCGAAGTTGCTGTGGGTCGCGCGCCATGAACCCGATATCTTCGCGCAGACCGCCTGCGTGCTGCTGCCGAAGGACTATCTGCGTCTGCAACTGACGGGTGGCAAGGTGTCCGATCCATCGGATGCGGCGGGCACGCTGTGGCTCGACGTCGCCAAACGCGACTGGTCCGACTCCCTGCTCGCGGCCTGCGACATGACGCGCGCGCAGATGCCGGACCTCGCCGAGGGCAGTGCGCCGTCCGGCACGCTGCTGCCCGCGGTGGCGCGTGAATTCGGTCTGCAGGACGGCGTGATCGTCGCGGCGGGCGGCGGCGACAACGCCACCAGCGCGATCGGCATCGGCGCCACGCAACCGGGCGACGGCTTCGTGTCGCTCGGCACCTCGGGCGTGCTGTGCGTGGTCGGCGACAGCTTCCGGCCGAACCCGGCTTCGGCGGTGCATGCGTTCTGCCACGCGATTCCGGATCGCTGGCATCAGATGAGCGTGGTGTTGTCGGCGGCGAGCTGTCTGCGCTGGGTCTGCAAGCTCACCTCCACCGACGAGCCCACGCTGCTCGCCGAGATCGAAGCGCTGCCGGCCGATGCGCTCACCACCGCGCCGCTGTTCCTGCCATACCTGTCCGGCGAGCGCACGCCGCACAACGACCCGTACGCGCAAGGCGTGTTCTTCGGCATGAATCACGCGACGGACCGCGCGCTGCTCGGCTACGCGGTGCTCGAAGGCGTGACGCTCGCGCTGACCGACGGCCTCGACGCCCTGCGCGCGGCCGGCACCGAAGCGAAGGCGCTGTCGCTGCTGGGCGGCGGTGCGCGCAGCGACTACTGGGCACAACTGCTCGCCGACGCGCTCGACACCGCCACCCGTAAGCACGGCGGCGGCGAAACCGGCGCGGCGCTCGGCGCGGCCCGTCTCGGCTGGCTCGCGGCGGGCGGCGACCCGGCCACCGTGCTGAGCAAACCGCCGATCGAAAAGGAATTCACGCCGAATCCGCGCCGCCACGCCGAACTGCGCGTGCGGCTCGACGCGTATCGCGCGTTGTATCGCCACGTGCGGCCGCTGTTCGATCCGGCGCGCGCGCCGCTCGCCTGA